In Gemmata obscuriglobus, a single genomic region encodes these proteins:
- a CDS encoding DMT family transporter produces the protein MTNNSRPQAAPWWARLSPLGMACFVALCVITGTTFLAMRVAVGPHGGWPPFTMAASRFAAAGTAVLLVLRALGRPVMPARQQILPLAAAGLLLCGGGTGLATLASRSAGSGLVSLFFGLGPIIVTGLEAVIAHRRPSSRGLLGMTLGAVGVGVLVLPAGVTVDAGLTNLAALVLGPACYAAGALTVKYRVNKDALWTVIGWQMIAGAIPLAVAAAAAGEPLPAPTAPAWAAWGYLTAVSSVLGFGAYMVALKRLPTPVFMSHTWVIPIIAMMLGCVLLGEPLTWQSIAAGALIVAGLATLVTASGNRPNPPPSSPPSSNCGAPPPAPTPTPTPTPEKMPARASKQARPFSLRLMNALAAPHW, from the coding sequence ATGACGAACAACTCCCGCCCTCAAGCGGCCCCGTGGTGGGCGCGCCTGAGCCCGCTCGGCATGGCCTGCTTCGTGGCCCTGTGTGTCATCACCGGTACGACGTTCCTCGCGATGCGGGTCGCCGTTGGCCCGCACGGCGGCTGGCCGCCCTTCACCATGGCCGCGTCGCGATTCGCGGCCGCCGGGACCGCGGTGCTCCTCGTCCTGCGGGCGCTGGGCCGGCCGGTGATGCCCGCCCGCCAGCAAATCCTGCCGCTCGCGGCCGCCGGGCTGCTGCTCTGCGGCGGCGGGACGGGGCTGGCGACGCTGGCGTCCCGCTCGGCCGGCTCCGGGCTCGTGTCGCTCTTCTTCGGCCTCGGGCCGATCATCGTGACCGGCCTCGAAGCCGTCATCGCGCACCGGCGGCCGAGTTCCCGCGGTCTGCTCGGCATGACCCTCGGGGCGGTGGGCGTGGGCGTGCTGGTCCTGCCCGCCGGCGTCACGGTCGATGCGGGCCTGACCAACCTCGCGGCCCTGGTGCTCGGCCCCGCGTGCTACGCCGCGGGTGCCCTGACGGTCAAGTACCGGGTGAACAAGGACGCCCTGTGGACCGTCATCGGCTGGCAGATGATCGCGGGCGCCATCCCGCTCGCGGTCGCTGCGGCCGCCGCCGGCGAACCGCTCCCGGCACCGACGGCCCCGGCTTGGGCGGCCTGGGGGTACCTGACGGCGGTCAGCTCGGTCCTCGGGTTCGGGGCGTACATGGTCGCCCTTAAGCGCCTGCCGACCCCGGTGTTCATGTCGCACACCTGGGTCATCCCCATCATCGCGATGATGCTCGGCTGCGTCTTGTTGGGTGAGCCGTTGACCTGGCAGTCGATCGCGGCCGGGGCGTTGATCGTGGCCGGGTTGGCCACCCTGGTGACGGCGAGCGGGAACCGCCCGAACCCGCCGCCTTCGTCCCCGCCGAGCAGCAACTGCGGGGCGCCTCCGCCAGCCCCCACGCCCACGCCCACGCCCACGCCGGAAAAGATGCCCGCGCGTGCGTCGAAGCAGGCCCGACCGTTCTCGCTCCGGTTGATGAACGCCTTGGCCGCCCCGCACTGGTAA
- a CDS encoding sigma-70 family RNA polymerase sigma factor has protein sequence MADSTGPNQVPINDAVNAGPDPPVPLESPLPPGWTDQPCGCSRRWHYADEEYRCFVYTRYTICSPACTCVLTTEVARGQATARRLGQQSADCDASAALHAWKVHLLFTNRNFDEQQGDDQFSRYLAQIAWNSAREWYRGFYHTDTLIGPILPVSFVNPDDGLAAGAVPEPADQDEPQRQTDERIWIEELAELIPNEWDRNVFLARHRDGLSAAEIAQQAGCAPYAVYQSLWGSYAILHARLLDQCDG, from the coding sequence GTGGCTGACTCCACCGGCCCGAACCAGGTGCCGATTAACGACGCCGTTAACGCGGGGCCTGACCCGCCTGTTCCGCTCGAATCGCCCCTCCCGCCGGGCTGGACCGACCAGCCGTGCGGTTGCTCGCGCCGGTGGCACTACGCCGACGAGGAGTACCGGTGCTTCGTTTACACGCGGTACACGATCTGCTCCCCGGCGTGTACCTGCGTCCTGACCACTGAAGTGGCGCGGGGCCAAGCAACGGCGCGCCGTCTGGGCCAACAAAGCGCAGACTGCGATGCCAGCGCAGCGCTGCACGCCTGGAAAGTCCACCTCCTCTTCACCAACCGGAACTTCGACGAGCAGCAGGGAGATGATCAATTCAGCCGGTACCTCGCTCAGATTGCCTGGAACAGTGCGCGCGAGTGGTACCGCGGCTTCTACCACACTGACACCTTGATCGGTCCGATTTTGCCGGTCTCCTTCGTCAACCCCGACGACGGCTTGGCCGCCGGCGCCGTGCCGGAACCGGCCGACCAGGACGAGCCACAACGCCAGACCGACGAGCGCATCTGGATCGAAGAGCTCGCGGAACTGATCCCGAACGAATGGGATCGCAACGTCTTCCTCGCGCGCCACAGGGACGGCCTCTCGGCCGCGGAAATCGCGCAGCAAGCGGGCTGCGCCCCGTACGCCGTTTATCAGTCGCTGTGGGGCAGTTATGCGATTCTGCACGCCCGCCTTCTTGACCAGTGCGACGGCTAA